A genomic region of Plasmodium falciparum 3D7 genome assembly, chromosome: 11 contains the following coding sequences:
- a CDS encoding erythrocyte membrane protein 1, PfEMP1 → MEPHGGSGGGGDVIDHQSAKHLLDSIGKIVHDQVEKEAADYRSSLQGRLKDATYSKKPDNQEKPSDPCELKHEYRTNATNGTSYPCRAGKEERFSDTLGGQCTDQQIEGNDRNNGGACAPYRRLHLCNKNMVKMDTNNDDSSKAKHNLLLDVCMAAKYEGYSINTHYPKHQEKYKDTGTASQLCTVLARSFADIGDIVRGRDLFRGNKKKSENKREKEKLEENFKKYFQQIHEDVTSTSGKNRKALRDRYHKDGPDYYQLREDWWNNNRKMVWIAMTCEAGGSQYFRRTCSNGISETNNKCRCTIETVPTYFDYVPQYLRWFEEWAEDFCRKKKHKLKDAIDKCRGQYQDADRYCDLNGYDCEKTKRGINMYRWDHKCTGCFLSCSHFRTWIDNQKEQFHKQKKIYDKEITRGGSDHKGYEKKFYGKLKGTDYKDVGKFLEKLSDEDVCTKFREDEGIIDFKNVNSSSGSGGGEGSNKTFSHTEYCQACPLCGVEKESNGGGGNTKWKRKEDMDKCPPINLYKPIDDKGGITINFLYSGDEPTEIGKKLNAFCLTHSGNSVVSSSSARGNGASRDKNGGSDSQDLYQKWTCYEIDELEKDEKEDGVDDPQYEKDVKTGGGLCILEKTNGKEKVNKQKTSHEMQKTFNPFFYYWVVHMLKDSIHWRTKKLDKCINNSNESKACKNNKKCNKECECFQRWITQKQQEWEQIKKHFRKQKNIDNVGGFFKLSHDDVLQQVLDKDLLLKSLQEAYGKPEDIKHIKDLLEKEAAAVAVVLGGKDNTTIDKLLNHEDKDAKDCLKKQEECKEQERGGVARSGTGPRPPSAGDTVHEVEEKEEEEQEEEEEDEGDDGDGDGKGDVDQDNTVDVGAKEAPKVVEGPTTTQNEVNPCQIVDNLFSNPEQFKDACGLKYGPKAPTSWKCVTPSGKPGEAPSGDSTATGSSGSICVPPRRRRLYVTPLTRLAGDNTAASVSPQVRGETPLASTSASTPSGSHRDPLLAAFVESAAIETFFLWDRYKKEWEAQKKAEQEQSGLLLGESSEALGMTAITSGAGAPKTPLTQQPVASSDDPQSKLQKSGDIPPPFLRQMFYTIADYKDILYSGSNDDNTKSSTYNDILKGDKEMKAKEEKIKEAIQKFFENGDKKPDGGTTPSSWWNNNAKHIWNGMICALTYTDNTNGGPPTQDGEVKNALLDDNNKPKTNAGPKSNPHDYTYEKVVLKEDEENGPKTGSSTQPLTLKNFVERPPYFRYLEEWGEEFCRKQKHKLYIIEKECKVEANGRDGKKNPKCSCYGENCNDNLIADPSIFPDFNCPKCGKHCSSYRKWINTKKTQYEKQKEAYGEQQKKCQKENNGAQGNNGGNGVCGTLEATYTEAKDFLQKLGSCKNNSEEANIDFGDKTKTFGPSENCKPCSEFKINCRNGNCGSDPKVECNGKNKNSISANHIIDDKNGNGNIEMLVSDDSTTEFEVDELKVCKGAGIFEGIRKDVWKCGNVCGYNVCKPKNVKGEKGNGNQIIIIRALFKRWLEYFLQDYNKINAKISYCKENGGTNICIKNCADKWIRKKKEEWKKIKDHYLEKKHENGDNNMKSLVTDILRSLQPQTELNKAIKPCGSLDAFESFCGLNGDENSKKNNDNQDAIDCMITNLQKKIGECKKNHAKTSGSDCNTAPTSDTTLDDEDLSLEEENTVEQPKFCPKPPEPKAEEKGACDPAPTTPKETASPADSGEGTKEHPSPPPTPDPAAPTSPPLPPLTTALVTSTLAWSVGIGFAAFTYFFLKKKTKASVGNLFQILQIPKSDYDIPTKLSPNRYIPYTSGKYRGKRYIYLEGDSGTDSGYTDHYSDITSSSESEYEEMDINDIYAPRAPKYKTLIEVVLEPSKRDIPSDDIPNNDTPSSKITDNEWNTLKHDFISNMLQNTQNTEPNMLGYNVDNNTHPTMSRHNVEEKPFIMSIHDRNLLNGEEYSYNVNMVNSMNDIPMSGKNDVYSGIDLINDSLSGGEPIDIYDEVLKRKENELFGTNHVKQTSIHSVAKPISDDPIHNQLELFHTWLDRHRDMCEKWENHHERLAKLKEEWENETHSGNTHPSDSNKTLNTDVSIQIHMDNPKPINEFTNMDTYPENSTMDTILDDLDKYKEPYYDVQDDIYYDVNDDNDISTVDSNNMDIPSKVQIEMDVNTKLVKEKYPIADVWDI, encoded by the exons ATGGAGCCGCATGGAGGTAGCGGTGGTGGCGGGGATGTTATTGACCACCAAAGTGCCAAACATTTATTGGATAGCATAGGGAAAATAGTGCACGACCAAGTGGAAAAGGAAGCTGCAGATTATAGAAGTTCTTTACAAGGACGTTTGAAAGACGCaacatattcaaaaaaaCCAGATAATCAAGAAAAACCTTCTGATCCATGCGAACTTAAACATGAATATCGTACTAATGCTACTAACGGTACAAGTTATCCATGTAGAGCTGGAAAAGAAGAACGTTTTTCCGATACACTTGGTGGCCAATGCACTGATCAACAAATAGAAGGTAATGATCGTAATAATGGTGGCGCCTGTGCGCCATATAGACGATTACATTTATGCAACAAAAATATGGTAAAAATGGAcacaaataatgatgatagtaGTAAAGCTAAACATAATTTATTGTTAGACGTGTGTATGGCAGCCAAATATGAAGGGTACTCAATAAATACACATTATCCAAAACatcaagaaaaatataaggaTACTGGTACTGCTTCCCAATTATGTACTGTATTAGCACGCAGTTTTGCAGATATTGGAGATATTGTAAGAGGAAGAGATCTATTTCgtggtaataaaaaaaaaagtgaaaataaaagagagaaagaaaaattagaagaaaattttaaaaaatatttccagCAAATACATGAGGACGTGACGTCGACGAGCGGGAAGAATAGGAAGGCGCTAAGAGATCGCTACCATAAGGACGGTCCAGATTATTATCAATTAAGAGAAGATTGGTggaataataatagaaaaatGGTATGGATTGCTATGACGTGCGAAGCTGGGGGTTCTCAATATTTTCGACGAACATGTTCTAATGGAATAAGTGAAACTAATAACAAATGCCGATGCACTATTGAAACTGTTCCCACATATTTTGACTACGTGCCACAATATTTGAGATGGTTCGAGGAATGGGCAGAAGATTTTtgtaggaaaaaaaaacacaaattAAAGGATGCTATAGACAAATGTCGTGGCCAGTACCAGGATGCGGATCGATATTGTGATCTTAATGGCTACGATTGCGAAAAAACCAAAAGAGGAATAAACATGTATCGTTGGGATCACAAATGTACTGGCTGCTTCCTTTCTTGCTCTCATTTTAGAACATGGATAGATAACCAAAAAGAACAATTtcacaaacaaaaaaaaatatatgataaagaaataacACGTGGTGGTAGTGATCATAAaggatatgaaaaaaaattttatggaAAACTGAAAGGAACTGACTATAAAGATGTTGGTAAATTTTTGGAAAAATTAAGTGATGAAGATGTATGCACAAAGTTTAGAGAAGACGAAGGAATAATTGATTTCAAAAACGTTAATAGTAGTAGTGGTAGTGGTGGTGGTGAGGGTagtaataaaacattttctCATACGGAATATTGCCAAGCATGTCCTCTATGTGGGGTCGAAAAGGAAAGTAATGGTGGTGGTGGTAATACCAAATGGAAAAGGAAAGAGGATATGGATAAATGTCCGCCTATAAACCTTTATAAGCCTATAGATGACAAAGGTGGTATTACTATTAATTTCCTGTACAGTGGTGATGAACCAACAGAAAttggaaaaaaattaaacgcATTTTGCTTAACACACAGTGGTAATAGTGTtgttagtagtagtagtgcTCGTGGTAACGGTGCTAGTCGTGATAAAAATGGTGGTAGTGATAGTCAGGATTTGTATCAAAAATGGACATGTTATGAAATTGACGAGCTTGAgaaagatgaaaaagaagaCGGTGTGGATGACCCACAGTATGAAAAGGATGTAAAAACTGGAGGCGGATTATGTATATTGGAAAAGACGAACGGCAAAGAAAAAGTGAACAAACAAAAGACATCTCATGAAATGCAAAAGACATTCaatccttttttttactatTGGGTGGTACATATGTTAAAAGATTCCATACACTGGAGAACAAAAAAACTTGATAAGTGTATAAATAACAGTAATGAATCAAAAGCATGTAAAAACAATAAGAAATGTAATAAAGAATGTGAATGCTTCCAAAGATGGATTACACAAAAACAACAAGAATgggaacaaataaaaaagcaTTTTcgcaaacaaaaaaatattgacaATGTAGGAGGTTTTTTCAAACTTAGCCACGATGATGTTCTTCAACAAGTTTTGGACAAAGATCTACTTTTGAAAAGTCTTCAAGAGGCTTATGGGAAACCAGAGGACATAAAACACATTAAGGATCTGTTGGAAAAGGAAGCAGCAGCAGTAGCAGTTGTTCTTGGTGGCAAGGACAATACCACAATTGATAAATTGCTCAATCACGAAGATAAAGATGCCAAAGACTGCCTAAAAAAACAGGAAGAATGCAAAGAACAAGAACGAGGTGGTGTCGCCCGCTCCGGAACCGGCCCACGTCCTCCTAGTGCTGGTGACACCGTCCACGAAGTCGAGGAAAAGGAAGAAGAAGAGCAGGAGGAGGAGGAGGAAGACGAAGGCGACGATGGCGACGGCGACGGCAAGGGCGACGTCGACCAGGACAACACGGTGGACGTCGGCGCGAAGGAGGCACCAAAAGTGGTGGAGGGACCAACAACAACACAAAACGAAGTAAATCCATGTCAAATTGTGGACAACCTATTTAGTAACCCCGAACAATTTAAAGACGCATGTGGTCTAAAATACGGTCCAAAGGCACCCACAAGTTGGAAATGTGTCACACCAAGTGGAAAACCTGGTGAAGCCCCTAGTGGTGACAGTACTGCCACCGGTAGTAGTGGTAGTATTTGTGTGCCACCCAGGAGACGACGATTATATGTCACACCACTAACGAGATTGGCAGGTGATAACACGGCGGCGTCAGTGTCACCACAGGTGCGTGGTGAGACACCACTAGCTTCCACTTCGGCGTCAACTCCGTCGGGGTCACATCGTGACCCGCTCCTCGCCGCCTTCGTGGAATCTGCTGCAATAGAGACGTTTTTCTTATGGgatagatataaaaaagagtGGGAGGCACAAAAGAAGGCGGAACAAGAACAAAGTGGATTACTACTCGGCGAGTCATCAGAAGCACTTGGAATGACAGCAATAACAAGTGGAGCCGGAGCACCAAAAACACCATTAACACAACAACCCGTTGCAAGCAGTGATGATCCCCAATCCAAATTACAAAAAAGTGGTGACATCCCGCCACCCTTCTTGCGACAGATGTTTTATACCATCGCGGACTacaaagatatattatacagTGGTAGTAACGACGACAACACGAAGAGTAGTACCTACAACGACATACTTAAAGGTGATAAAGAAATGAAAGCAAAAGaagagaaaataaaagaagcTATACAAAAGTTTTTTGAAAACGGTGACAAAAAACCTGATGGTGGCACAACCCCCTCCTCCTGGTGGAACAACAACGCGAAACATATCTGGAATGGAATGATATGTGCATTGACATACACCGACAACACGAATGGTGGACCACCAACACAGGATGGAGAAGTGAAAAATGCACTTTTGGATGACAACAACAAACCCAAAACAAACGCCGGACCCAAAAGCAACCCACACGACTACACGTATGAAAAAGTGGTACTTAaagaagatgaagaaaatggCCCCAAAACCGGCTCCTCCACCCAACCCCTCACgttaaaaaattttgtgGAAAGACCCCCCTACTTCCGATACCTTGAGGAATGGGGTGAAGAGTTTTGTCGTAAACAAAAACataagttatatataattgaaaaAGAGTGTAAAGTAGAAGCAAATGGTCGTGATGGTAAAAAAAACCCTAAATGTAGTTGTTATGGTGAAAATTGTAATGATAATCTTATTGCCGATCCTAGTATTTTTCCGGATTTTAATTGTCCAAAATGTGGAAAACATTGTAGTTCTTATAGAAAATGGATAAATACCAAAAAAACACAATATGAGAAACAAAAAGAGGCATATGGtgaacaacaaaaaaaatgccaaaaggaaaataatggAGCTCAAGGTAATAATGGTGGTAATGGAGTTTGTGGAACACTAGAAGCGACGTACACTGAAGCTAAAGACTTTTTACAAAAGTTAGGAtcatgtaaaaataatagtgAAGAGGCTAATATAGATTTTGGTGATAAAACTAAAACATTTGGACCTTCAGAAAATTGTAAACCATGTTCtgaatttaaaataaattgtaGAAATGGTAATTGTGGGAGTGATCCAAAAGTGGAGTGCAatggtaaaaataaaaatagtattTCTGCAAATCATATTATAGATGACAAAAATGGTAATGGAAACATAGAAATGCTTGTGAGTGATGACAGTACAACGGAATTTGAAGTAGATGAGTTAAAGGTTTGTAAGGGTGCAGGTATCTTTGAAGGTATTAGAAAAGATGTATGGAAATGTGGTAATGTATGTGGTTATAATGTATGTAAACCGAAAAACGTTAAGGGGGAAAAAGGTAATGggaatcaaataataataattagaGCGTTGTTTAAAAGATGGTTAGAATATTTTCTACaagattataataaaattaatgccAAAATTTCATATTGTAAGGAAAATGGTGGAACAAAcatttgtataaaaaattgtGCAGATAAATGGATAAGGaagaaaaaggaagaatggaaaaaaattaaagaccATTACCTagaaaaaaaacatgaaAATGGTGACAATAACATGAAATCTTTGGTTACAGATATTTTGCGTTCCTTGCAACCTCAAACTGAACTTAACAAAGCTATAAAACCTTGTGGTAGTTTAGATGCTTTCGAGAGTTTTTGTGGTCTTAATGGCGATGAGAactcaaaaaaaaacaatgatAATCAGGATGCTATAGATTGTATGATTACAAaccttcaaaaaaaaattggcgAGTGCAAAAAGAACCACGCCAAAACTAGTGGCAGTGACTGTAACACAGCCCCCACATCAGACACCACCCTTGATGATGAAGACTTATCCCTTGAAGAGGAAAACACAGTGGAACAACCTAAATTTTGTCCAAAACCACCAGAACCAAAAGCAGAGGAAAAAGGCGCTTGTGATCCAGCACCAACTACACCGAAAGAAACGGCATCACCAGCAGATAGTGGTGAAGGCACAAAGGAACATCCATCTCCACCCCCGACACCGGACCCTGCGGCGCCTACATCACCACCTTTACCCCCCCTTACAACCGCCCTGGTGACCTCCACCCTCGCCTGGAGCGTTGGTATTGGTTTTGCTGCATtcacttatttttttctaaag aaaaaaaccAAAGCATCTGTTGGAAATTTATTCCAAATACTACAAATACCCAAAAGTGATTATGATATACCGACAAAACTTTCACCCAATAGATATATACCTTATACTAGTGGTAAATACAGAGGCAAACGGTACATTTACCTTGAAGGAGATAGTGGAACTGATAGTGGTTACACCGATCATTATAGTGATATTACTTCATCTTCCGAAAGTGAATATGAAGAAAtggatattaatgatatatatgcacCACGTGCtcctaaatataaaacattgatTGAAGTGGTACTTGAACCATCAAAAAGGGATATACCAAGTGATGATATACCAAATAATGATACACCTAGTAGTAAAATTACAGATAATGAGTGGAATACATTGAAACATGATTTTATATCTAATATGTTACAAAATACCCAAAATACGGAACCAAATATGTTAGGTTATAATGTGGATAATAATACCCATCCTACCATGTCACGTCATAATGTGGAAGAAAAACCTTTTATTATGTCCATTCATGATAGAAATTTACTTAATGGAGAAGAATACAGTTATAATGTTAATATGGTTAATAGTATGAATGATATTCCAATGAGTGGTAAAAATGATGTATACAGTGGTATAGATTTAATTAATGATTCACTAAGTGGTGGTGAAcctattgatatatatgatgaagtgctaaaaagaaaagaaaatgaattatttggAACAAATCATGTGAAACAAACAAGTATACATAGTGTTGCCAAACCTATAAGTGACGACCCCATCCACAACCAACTGGAACTATTCCATACATGGTTAGATAGACATAGAGATATGTGCGAAAAGTGGGAAAATCATCACGAACGATTAGccaaattaaaagaagagtGGGAAAATGAGACACATAGTGGTAACACTCACCCTAGTGATAGTAACAAAACGTTGAATACTGATGTTTCTATTCAAATACATATGGATAATCCTAAACCTATAAATGAATTTACTAATATGGATACATATCCGGAGAATTCTACTATGGATACTATCTTGGATGATctggataaatataaagaaccTTATTATGATGTGCAAgatgatatttattatgatgtaaatgatgataatgatatatcAACTGtggatagtaataatatggatattCCTAGTAAAGTACAAATTGAAATGGATGTAAATACCAAATTGGTGAAAGAGAAATATCCTATAGCGGATGTAtgggatatataa